A region of the Vicinamibacteria bacterium genome:
CGAACTCCCTGGCGATGTCGCCCCGGTAGAAACGGTCGTAGGCCGCGTAAATGGCCTCTTTGCGGGATTTCCCGAGCCGCCGCGCCTCGCTCTCGGCCTCCACGAGCTTCTCGAGCGTCGCTTTCAGATCCGGCTGTCGGAAGATCTCGCCCGCTCGGGGAGCCTCGCGCTCCTCGCCGAGATGCGGCAAGAGCACGTCGCGTGAGTACGGCCACTGCTTGATTTCTTTCTTGGCACGCTCGATGGCGTTCGCCGTCTGCGCCTCGATCGGGTAACCGTCGGCCATGTCGATCGCCGGCGCGAGCACATCCGCGAGACTCAGCGTCCCATATTCGGCGAGAAGGGTCATCAGACCCCCGGGAGTTCCGGGCGTGACCGCCGCCAGAGGGCCGAACTCCGGCGGATACTCCATTCCGCGGCTGCGGAAGAACTCCGGGGTCGCGCCCGTCGGAGCGACGCCCAAAGCATTCACCCCGATGACCCGCTTCTCCAGCGGGTGGTAGACGAGGGCCTGCGTCTCTCCGCCCCAAGACAACGCATCGAACATCGTGGCGGTGGCGCCTAGCATGGCGCAGGCCGCATCCACGGCGTTGCCGCCCTTCTGGAACATCATCGCTCCTGCGGTCGCTCCGAGCGGCTTTCCCGTGATGGCCACCCAGTGGCGGCCGTGCAGGGGTGGCTTTTGCGTCGGCTCGGCCTGAGCGAGAACGGGCACGGTAAGCGCGAGCGCGAGCCCGAGCGAGAGGCAACGAAGATTCACCATGGCCTTCCTCCAAGAGAAGCATGTTCTCACCGCAAGCCAAAAGCTCGCAACTCCACCGCGGCGATTGCTCTTGCTCGGAACCGAGCGTCTTGCTAGCATGGCCCGTTTCCACCCGATTCGTGGGCGGCTAGCTCAGCTGGGAGAGCGCGGCGTTCGCAATGCCGAGGTCACGGGTTCGATCCCCGTGCCGTCCACCAAACGTGTAGAATAGGCCCATGCGGCCCCTTGTCCTGGTGTTGTTGTCCGTCTCGGTGCCGGCGGCAGCTTCGCAGGACCTCGTCGCGCTCGTGGCCAAGGTCGAGGGGCATTACGACACCATCGACGACTTCGAAGCCGAGTTCACCCAGCGCTATGAGAGGCGCTTTCTCCGCAAGACGATCGAGGAGAGTGGTCGCCTGTCGGTCAAGAAGCCGGGTCGGATGCGGTGGGAGTATCGACAGCCCGAGGAGAAGCTCTTCGTGACCGATGGCTCGAGCAGCTACTTCTACATCCCCGCGGAGAATCAGGTGATGGTGAGCCATCACCCCGAAGGACCGATGGGCCTCGAAAGCGGTTCGCCGTTCGAGCTCCTGGCGGGCAAGAGTCGCATTACCGACAGTTTCTCCTTCTTCTCGTCCGAGACGCCTCCGACCGAGGGCGGTGTGGTGCTGCGAGCGGTTCCTCACGCGCACCACGAGGAGTTCGAGACCGTCGAGCTCGAGGTCCAGCCAGACGACGGAACGGTTCTGCGCGTCGCGCTCATCGATTCGCAAGGTAATCGGACCAACTTCACCTTTCGCGAGATCCGCGAGAACCTCGATATTCCTGAATCGCAGTTTCGCTTCACCGTTCCCTCCGGAGTGGAGGTAGTGGTGGTGCAATCAGAAGCTCCCCAAGACGCCCGGCGCTGAGCGCCGAGCAGCGGAGGCTCGAAATGGCTGTCCCCCGATTTCTCTTTCCTACCGTCGCGCTGCTGGCGTCGCTGCACGGCTGCGCCGGCTCGACCTACCGGAAGGACGCCGCCCGTGCCGAAAGGGCGGGCCATTACGACGAGGCGGTGGCGCTGTATACGCGAGCGGCTTCGGAGAAACCCGACGATGCCAATCTCGCGCGTGAGCTCGCCCGGGCCAAGCTCCGCGCCTCGGCCGCCCATGCTCTCGAAGCCGCCCGTCGCATGTCCGCCGGTGATTTGCAAACCGCTCGAAACGAGCTCGAGGTCGCCCTCACATTGAACCCCACCGACGTCCAACTGGCCAGAGAGCTCGAGGAGCTCAAAGGGCTCATCGAGGAGAAGGGCGAGGAGGCGGAGAGACATTCGATCGCAAGCCTCAAGCGCCGAGTGGGCGAGGCGCCCTTCGGCCAACTCTCGATCTCACCCTCGGCAACGGACCCCGCTGGCTTCGTCTTCCGCGACGCGAGCCTGAGGGACATTCTGCTGTCCCTCGGCACCCTTGCCGGTGTCAACGTCGTGTTCGACCGCGATTTCGTCGACGATGTCGTCTCGATCGATCTCGAGGACGCGACGTTCGAGGAGGCTTTCCGATCGCTCTGCACCATCACTCGGAACTTCTATCGAGTCGAGGCGAATGGATTCCTCACCATCGTGCCCGATACGCCCGCCAAGAGACGAGACTACGAGCAGCAGGTGTCGCGTACCTTCTATCTCTCGAGTGCCGATCTCAAGGAGACGATCGACCTCCTGCGCATCGTGCTCGGCGCCAGAAGGATCGCGCCCCTCACGGCGACGAACGCGCTCACCATCGTCGATGCGCCCGAACGGGTGAAGGCGGCGGAGATGATCATCAGCTCGCTCGACAAGAGCCGGAGCGAGGTGATCGTCGAGATGGAGATCCTCGAGGTGGACCGCACTCGGATGGTGGAATACGGCATTCAGCTGCGTTCGGCCGGCGAGGAAGGAATCCAGACGAGCATATTCCCCGGCGACACGACCCTCGACGTTCCCCCGTTCGCGAGCGACAACGTCTTCGTTGCCGGGCTTCCCGGGGCGGTCCTGAGCCTGCTCCGCGCCGACAGCGACACCCGGGTGCTCGCCAACCCGCAGCTGCGGGCGGTCGACGGCGAAAGCGCCCAGGCCGAGTTCGGAGAGCGAGTCCCGGTGCCCATCACGACGTTTACGCCGATTGCGACCGGGGGCGTTCCCCAGCAGCCGGTGACCACGTTCCAATACGAGAACATCGGTGTGAACATCCTGGTTACGCCGAGAGTGCACCACGACAACGAGATCAGCATCGCGCTCGAGCTCCGGCTCAGCACCATATCCGGTACGGGGTTCGGAGGGTTGCCAACCTTCGGCAATCGCTCGGTGAATACCGTTCTCCGGCTCGCCGACGGAGAAACGAGTCTCCTCGCCGGTCTCATCAACGAAGAAGAGCGAACCAGCCTCAATGGAACTCCGGGGCTGGCCAACGTGCCACTCCTCGGCCGTATATTCTCCGCCAACCGAAAGGAAGTGCGAGAGTCCGACATCGTGTTGACGATGACGCCGCGCATCATTCGACGCACCGACGTGACCATCGGCGACTTGCTCCCCCACATCATCGAGGGTCTCGGTAGCGGAGGCCTCCTGTACGAGCCTCCCCAACCCCTTCCCCAGCGTGAGCCGGAGGTCCCTCAAGAGGGAGAGAGACGACCACCGGGAAATCAGCAGAACTAGCCTCGCCGCCCAGCTCCGCAGCGCCCGAAGGTCACCGCCTGGCGCGAAACGCCCGTTTCCGCCGACGGCGACGAACCTCACTGGTCCCGAGCCATGGCGACTACCCACTTGACTCCCACGCGGGAAAAGCGCCCCATAGGCGCCAGGAGGTTCAAGCAATGTCGAGCCGAAAGAAAGCGAAGGAGCCCAGGCCGAGCCGGCCGCGCATCCCCGAGTACGGCGTCCCGAAAACGCCGCTGGGGATGCTTCCCTGGAGCTTCGTCGACGAACGGATGGAGCGCGCGAGGAACTACTGGGTCTCGACGACCCGGCCCGACGGCCGTCCCCACACCAGGCCCGTCGACGGAGTGTGGCTTCACGGCGTCCTTTCCTTCGGTGGAAGCCCCAGGGTGCGGTGGGTCCAGAACCTCGAGGCAAATCCCCATGTGAACGTGCATCTCGATAGCGGCGACGAGGTGGTCATCCTCGAGGGAAAGGCAGAACGGGTCCTCGACCCAACCCACCCCCTCGTGATCCCCGTTCTCGATGCCTCGAAGAAGAAGTATCCCCAGTACTACCCGGGCCCTGGCACGCCCCCGTTCCGGCCGTTCTGGATCCTTCGTCCCGACATCGCTTTCGCCTGGACGCTGAGCGGGTTTCCGAAGAGCGCTACCCGGTTTCGGCTGAAAGCTCGAGATTCGCTCGCCTCAGCGAATTCTCCTGCCCGAATACGTCAGCCCTAAAGGATGAACTGCCCAGCTGACGAGCCGGTTTCGGCTACTGAGCGACTTTGAAGATGATGGGAACCCGGCAGAGGGTAACTTCGTCACCGTCTCGGATGGGTGTCAGAACCCCGGTGGGGATTCGCTCTCCATTGATGTAGGTGCCGTTCATCGTGCCGATCTCCTCGGCGATGTAGAAGGTATTTTCCTTGTGGAGCAGTCGGGCGTGCCTGCGGCTGACGTTCCGGTTTTGGTCCTCATCGGTCAAATCGATCTCGGGACGATGTCCGGTAACCGAGTCGTAGCGACCGAGCAGAATCTCGTCCTTGTAGATGGGATAGATCTTGCCGCTTTCCTTGGCGACGAAATACGCGCGCGCCGTAGCCGTCGAAGGCACCGTTCCCTCGGGCGCCTGGGCCGGAGGTTTGTCGATATCGGGAAGCTGAACCTCGTCAACTCCCGAGCTCTGGGCGAGCAAGTTCTCCAGTTGCTCGGAGTATTCCCGCATGCGCATCGAGTACTTTCGAAGCATGCGCACGGCTATCTCGGGATTTCGCCGAATCATCTCGCCGAAAGTCTGGCTGTTGATGGTGATGATCCCGGCGTCTTCCACCACTTCGGCGTCGGCCGATCGAGGCAGCCGCTCGAGGACCGACATCTCCCCGAAGAAGTCCCCTTTTTCCAGGACGGTGACCGTGGTTCGTTTCGACCCGATTTGCTTTCTTATCGCCACCTGTCCCGACTGGACGATGAACATCTCGTCGCCTTCCTCACCCTGATGGAAGATGAAGTCCCCCTTCTTGTATTGCGTGAGGAATTGAGCGAATGGACTTTGCTTGGCGACAGACATGTCTACCCGGATCGAGCTGAGGGATGTTCCTGCTATCAAGCAAAGTAGCATGCACCGTGGAAAACTGTCAAATAGAGCGCGCGACCGCGAGCATTGACCTCACTCGCGAGGCCGTGCTAGGCTCGCTTGCCAGCGAGTGGGATAGTCAAACCAATTGCTCACTGGTCCTTTTACCAAGACGCGCCCGATGACGAGCCCGCGCGATCCCTCGGAATATATCGGCAAGCTCACCGCGGTCCTCACCGTCACCAAGGCCTACCGAAGCATCATTCACCTCGACGTGCTTCTCAAGACGATCGTGGAGACGGCGGCCGAGACGCTGCGAGCTGAAGCGGGCTCGATATTGCTATACGACGAGGAAGGCAATCTGCGTTTCCGCACCGCCTCGGGCAGGGCCGCCGCCGCGGTCGAGCCGATGCGCGTTGAGCCCGGCCGCGGAGTTGCCGGCTGGACCGCGAGCAGTGGACGGCCCGCGATCGTCAACGATGTCCGCGACGACCCCCGATTCCATGACGGCTACGACCGGGAAACGGGCTTCGAGACCCGTTCCATCCTGTGCGTCCCCTTGACTTTCGAAGGCCGCGTCATCGGAGTCCTCGAGGTCTTGAACAAGCGCGATGGAGCCGCATTCGACGAGGAAGACCAGTCCATTCTCTTCAGCCTGGCGGATCAGGCCGCGATCTCCATCGAGCACGTTCGTCTCCAGGATGCTCAGAACAATTACTTCACTCACGTGAGCGAGATCCTCCTCGGGGCGATGGACACCCACGTTCCGATAAAGTGGGGCCACGCGCGCCGCGTCGCCCGTTATGCACGGGTGGTGGGCGCGGGGATGGGGCTAGACGCGCCGACGCAGAAGAACCTCTATTTCGGTGGACTCTTGCACGACATCGGCCTCCTGAAATTGGACGCCACCGAGGAGTGGACGCGGGAACGCATCGAGCTCCATCCGTTGCTCGGCTACGAGATGGTGAAAGACATCATCTTCTGGAAAGATCTCGCTCCGATCATCCTGCATCACCATGAAAGATGGGATGGGCGCGGCTACCCCGAGAGGCTCGCGGGCGAGAACATCCCGCTCGGTGCCCGCATCATCGGTGCTTGCGAGGCCTTCGATGTGATTACCAGCAAGCACTCGTACAAATCGCCGCTTCCCCACGATATGGCCATCCGCGAGATGGAGGCACATGAAAGGGCCCAGTTCGATCCCGACGTCGTCGCCGCCATCAAGGCCAACGTCCGCGAAGAAGACAATCTGGAAAAGCCGACGGCATCCTCGTCATAGGCTACTGCGAGGGCCGCTAGAAAGCAGGCGGGGGCTGGACCCCTTCCGCACCCGCGGATTCCGATGTGGTGCTCTCCCTCACGCCCGTGTCTCCCCCCTGGAGCACTCCGCGCTTGTTCACCTCCCGCAACAGCGTCCTCAGGTAGGTATCGAACCGATGCGAAATCTGGAGCATGCCGGCGACGTTGTCGCACTTCAGGATCTCGGAAGCGAAGGACTCGAAGCTCGCCCAATCACGATACATGAGATAGCGCAGAGATCGGTCGTGGAACCGGGAGATGAAGCGTTTCATGCTCTCGGCTCGCTCCTCGGTCTTCTCTTCGGAAAATCTCCGTACCGCGACCACCAGCGCCAGGAGATCGTGGCGAAGTGTCTGCGATTGTTCGAAATGGGTGTGGAAATGATCGAAGATCTCGTTTCCCCGGATCGTCGGCTCGAGACCCTGGGCGAGCTGGATGACGCTCTGTTGAAAGCAATCGCGCAGGATTCCGTGGGAGTTCTCGAGCCGCATGTAAATGGTGTCGGCCTGCTTGAAGGACACGAGCTCGGCAAGCTCGGTATGAATCACCTTTCGGAGCTCCAGCGGCACGCAATAGATGAAGCTTTCGAAAGTCTCGGGGAATCCCGTGTCGGGCCCGAGGCGGGCCTGCTGTTTCTGGATGAAGTCCACGAGCGAGCGGGTCTCGGAGGCGACAAGAGAGAAGATGAGAACCGATGTCCTGAGCTCCTCCAGGTGTCGCTTTCGCGGGTCGGCGTACTCCAGGTAATGAAGGAGGCGGAAGAGCTGGAGGAAGATATTGGCGACCAGACGACGTCGCCCGCGGTTATCGATATTGCGAATGATTCTCACGACCGCCTCCGAGCCGATGCGATCGTAGACCGGCTTGAATCTCTGACCCATGATGAGGCCCAGATAGTCGTTTCTCCGGATCTCGCGATAGAGGAGTCGGCCGATACTCTGAAACGTTGGATAGGGAATGCGGGATAACTTGGACAGCTCGGTGAGAAGGAGCTTCAAGTCCTCGAAGCTCTCTCGAAGAAGGGTAAGTGCCGCCTGGGGACTGGCTTGCCGCAGGAGCCGGGCGACGTAAGGATCGGCGATGTCGTCCTCTTTCAAGAAGTTCTCCACGTACTTCTCGAAGCGCTCCTGGCTCACCTGATCCTCGCTCGACAAGAGCGTGCAGAGTTTCGTCACTCGTTCGATCGCATGGGCGACCAGGCCAATCTCCTCGTAAAAACTTCGAATGGCGAGCGTCCGCGCGGAATCCTCGGAGAGGGGCTGATTGCGGACGCGGAAGTACCTCTCGAAGCTCCGAAGCCACATCTCGAGCTCGAACAGGTACTCGATACGCCCCGTTTCCGCCAAACGAGTCATCCATTGCGACATGTGAACGTGGAGGAACTCGCGACGCTGGGACATTGGCTCTTTTTCGTGCGGAAATCGGTATGAACTAGAACCCGTCTGTTCTCTTCAATGTCTAGCGTATCACACCGCTGTCCTGGTATAATCGAGTATCTCCAACACAGCTTAGCTTCGGTTCCCGACTGCGGGACTCGGCGAGCTTCTATGAGTCATCCCACGATCCTATGTGTCCGCGGCGAAGAGGACACGCTCAAGGACCGATTCCCCGACCACGACCTCACCCCGATCGGTTGCCTCGACGAAGCTCGCGCACTCTTGCTCGGCGCTCCCGCGGATAACAAGCCGATTGCCATCGTCGTCGGGGACAGGCCGATCACGCTCCCGCCCGGATTCGAGGCTCGAGCCCTGATTGCATTGCTTCTGGAGCGAAACCGGCTCAGCCGCCGGGTCGAAGAAGTGAAACACGACCTGGAGCTCGTGAGCGGTGTCGGGGTTTCTCTTGCGGAAAGTTTCGATATAAACGAGATATTGAGCCGGGCTCATCAGGCGACCTCCCACATTCTGAACGATGCCGCGGTGGAGATTTTCTACGCTGGCCGCAGATCGATCCGCTCTCGACCCATGTGGTATCCGGCAGAGCCCTCGGGTCGCCATTTGTCGGCGTCGGAGCGATGTCGGATCGGAGAAAAGATCGAGCTCATCGCCGAGAGCGCAACCGGGGGGAAAGCCGCGGTGGACACTCTCGTCGACACGGTAGCGATTCCGAAGCGACGCGGCACGCTGCCCCTC
Encoded here:
- a CDS encoding pyridoxamine 5'-phosphate oxidase family protein, with product MSSRKKAKEPRPSRPRIPEYGVPKTPLGMLPWSFVDERMERARNYWVSTTRPDGRPHTRPVDGVWLHGVLSFGGSPRVRWVQNLEANPHVNVHLDSGDEVVILEGKAERVLDPTHPLVIPVLDASKKKYPQYYPGPGTPPFRPFWILRPDIAFAWTLSGFPKSATRFRLKARDSLASANSPARIRQP
- the lolA gene encoding outer membrane lipoprotein chaperone LolA; amino-acid sequence: MRPLVLVLLSVSVPAAASQDLVALVAKVEGHYDTIDDFEAEFTQRYERRFLRKTIEESGRLSVKKPGRMRWEYRQPEEKLFVTDGSSSYFYIPAENQVMVSHHPEGPMGLESGSPFELLAGKSRITDSFSFFSSETPPTEGGVVLRAVPHAHHEEFETVELEVQPDDGTVLRVALIDSQGNRTNFTFREIRENLDIPESQFRFTVPSGVEVVVVQSEAPQDARR
- a CDS encoding HD domain-containing phosphohydrolase; protein product: MTSPRDPSEYIGKLTAVLTVTKAYRSIIHLDVLLKTIVETAAETLRAEAGSILLYDEEGNLRFRTASGRAAAAVEPMRVEPGRGVAGWTASSGRPAIVNDVRDDPRFHDGYDRETGFETRSILCVPLTFEGRVIGVLEVLNKRDGAAFDEEDQSILFSLADQAAISIEHVRLQDAQNNYFTHVSEILLGAMDTHVPIKWGHARRVARYARVVGAGMGLDAPTQKNLYFGGLLHDIGLLKLDATEEWTRERIELHPLLGYEMVKDIIFWKDLAPIILHHHERWDGRGYPERLAGENIPLGARIIGACEAFDVITSKHSYKSPLPHDMAIREMEAHERAQFDPDVVAAIKANVREEDNLEKPTASSS
- a CDS encoding secretin N-terminal domain-containing protein; the encoded protein is MAVPRFLFPTVALLASLHGCAGSTYRKDAARAERAGHYDEAVALYTRAASEKPDDANLARELARAKLRASAAHALEAARRMSAGDLQTARNELEVALTLNPTDVQLARELEELKGLIEEKGEEAERHSIASLKRRVGEAPFGQLSISPSATDPAGFVFRDASLRDILLSLGTLAGVNVVFDRDFVDDVVSIDLEDATFEEAFRSLCTITRNFYRVEANGFLTIVPDTPAKRRDYEQQVSRTFYLSSADLKETIDLLRIVLGARRIAPLTATNALTIVDAPERVKAAEMIISSLDKSRSEVIVEMEILEVDRTRMVEYGIQLRSAGEEGIQTSIFPGDTTLDVPPFASDNVFVAGLPGAVLSLLRADSDTRVLANPQLRAVDGESAQAEFGERVPVPITTFTPIATGGVPQQPVTTFQYENIGVNILVTPRVHHDNEISIALELRLSTISGTGFGGLPTFGNRSVNTVLRLADGETSLLAGLINEEERTSLNGTPGLANVPLLGRIFSANRKEVRESDIVLTMTPRIIRRTDVTIGDLLPHIIEGLGSGGLLYEPPQPLPQREPEVPQEGERRPPGNQQN
- a CDS encoding cyclic nucleotide-binding domain-containing protein, whose translation is MSVAKQSPFAQFLTQYKKGDFIFHQGEEGDEMFIVQSGQVAIRKQIGSKRTTVTVLEKGDFFGEMSVLERLPRSADAEVVEDAGIITINSQTFGEMIRRNPEIAVRMLRKYSMRMREYSEQLENLLAQSSGVDEVQLPDIDKPPAQAPEGTVPSTATARAYFVAKESGKIYPIYKDEILLGRYDSVTGHRPEIDLTDEDQNRNVSRRHARLLHKENTFYIAEEIGTMNGTYINGERIPTGVLTPIRDGDEVTLCRVPIIFKVAQ